The following coding sequences are from one Triticum aestivum cultivar Chinese Spring chromosome 5A, IWGSC CS RefSeq v2.1, whole genome shotgun sequence window:
- the LOC123102378 gene encoding pentatricopeptide repeat-containing protein At5g14770, mitochondrial — protein MAPPPQPLHASFLCSLALALLRAGRLSAASHVASTLPAASPPAALLRRLIPALASAGLAAAAVRFRPVPGDPLSLNSTLLSHCALRSFRPALALLRSSESVDTVSYNVLISGLAEQGRHGGLAPVLLAEMCKRGVPFDAVTVNTALVALCRDGQVEGAAALAEMMVMGGGIHRLDVVGWNALIDGYCKAGDMEAALAAAQRMKTQGVGVDVVGYNTLVAGLCRAGESDAARNMLETMMGDGVEPNVVTYTTFIAECCRTNAVDDAFSLYEEMVRMGVLPDVVTLSALVDGLCRAGRFSEAYALFREMEKIGAAPNHVTYCTLIDSLWKARRGNESHGLLAEVVSRGVVMDLVMYTSLMDWLGKQGKIDEVKDTFRCALSDNHTPNGVTYTVLIDALCRAGNVDGAEQMLLEMEDKSVRPNVVTFSSIINGLSKQGLLDKATDYMRKMKERGIDPNVVTYGTVIDGFFKCQEQESALDLYHEMLCEGVEVNKFIVDLLVNGLRKNGKMEEAEALFRDMNKRGMLLDHVNYTTLIDGLFKMGNMPAAFKVGQELTERNLLPDAVVYNVFVNCLCMLGKYKEAESILKEMQTTGLKPDQVTYNTMITAQCREGKTAKALKLLHEMKRSSIKPNLITYSTLIAGLFEAGSVEKAKFLLNEMASSGFSPTSLTHRKVLQACSQSGRPNMILEIHEWMVNAGLSADITVYNTLLRVLCYHGMTRKATVVLQEMSGRGIAPDTITFNALILGHFKSTHVDNAFGTYDEMLRHGVSPNIATFNTLLGGLESAGRIGEADKVLNEMKRRGIEPSNLTYDILVTGYGKQSNKVEAMRLYCEMVAKGFLPKVSTYNALISDFVKVGMMSQAKELLNEMNKRGVPPTSCTYDILVCGWAKLRNGTEVRKLLKDMKDKGFSPSKGTLNSICRAFSKPGMTWEAQRLLKKLYKV, from the coding sequence ATGGCGCCACCGCCCCAACCCCTCCACGCCTCATTCCTCTGCTCCCTCGCGCTCGCGCTCCTCCGCGCCGGCCGCCTCTCCGCGGCCTCCCACGTCGCCTCCACCCTGCCGGCCGCATCCCCTCCCGcggcgctcctccgccgcctcatcCCGGCCCTCGCCTCCGcgggcctcgccgccgccgccgtccgcttcCGCCCCGTCCCCGGCGACCCGCTCTCCCTCAACTCCACCCTCCTCTCCCACTGCGCCCTCCGCTCGTTCCGCCCCGCGCTGGCCCTCCTCCGCTCCTCCGAGTCCGTGGACACCGTCAGCTATAACGTCCTCATCTCGGGCCTCGCCGAGCAGGGCCGCCACGGGGGCCTCGCCCCGGTCCTGCTCGCCGAGATGTGCAAGCGCGGCGTCCCGTTCGACGCCGTCACCGTCAACACGGCGCTCGTGGCGCTCTGCAGGGATGGCCAGGTGGAGGGAGCGGCGGCGTTGGCTGAGATGATGGTGATGGGCGGGGGAATCCACAGGCTGGATGTGGTGGGTTGGAATGCCCTCATTGATGGGTACTGTAAGGCGGGAGACATGGAGGCGGCGCTGGCAGCGGCCCAGAGGATGAAGACACAGGGGGTGGGAGTTGATGTGGTGGGGTACAATACCTTGGTTGCTGGGCTCTGCCGTGCCGGCGAGTCTGATGCTGCAAGGAACATGCTGGAGACAATGATGGGGGACGGCGTGGAGCCGAACGTGGTGACATACACGACATTCATCGCTGAGTGTTGTAGGACGAATGCGGTTGATGATGCCTTCAGTCTGTATGAAGAAATGGTGAGGATGGGTGTCCTGCCGGATGTGGTCACACTCAGCGCTCTTGTTGATGGGCTTTGCAGGGCCGGGCGGTTCTCAGAAGCGTATGCACTTTTCAGGGAGATGGAGAAGATTGGGGCTGCGCCGAACCATGTCACCTATTGTACACTGATTGATTCACTGTGGAAGGCACGGAGGGGCAATGAGTCGCACGGTCTATTGGCGGAGGTGGTCTCCAGAGGCGTGGTCATGGATTTGGTCATGTATACATCTTTAATGGACTGGTTGGGCAAGCAAGGGAAGATCGATGAAGTGAAGGACACGTTTCGTTGTGCTCTGTCGGATAATCATACTCCCAATGGTGTCACTTATACCGTACTAATCGATGCACTCTGCAGAGCTGGTAATGTTGATGGGGCAGAGCAGATGTTGTTGGAAATGGAGGATAAATCTGTTCGTCCAAATGTAGTTACATTCTCATCAATCATCAATGGTCTTAGTAAACAAGGATTGCTTGACAAGGCAACTGATTACATGAGGAAGATGAAGGAAAGGGGCATTGATCCAAATGTTGTGACCTATGGAACAGTTATCGATGGCTTCTTCAAGTGCCAGGAGCAAGAATCAGCTCTTGACTTGTACCATGAAATGCTGTGTGAGGGTGTGGAAGTTAATAAATTTATTGTTGATTTGCTGGTGAATGGTCTGAGGAAAAATGGGAAAATGGAGGAAGCTGAAGCGCTGTTTAGAGATATGAATAAACGTGGTATGCTACTAGACCATGTAAACTACACCACTTTGATAGACGGGCTCTTTAAAATGGGTAACATGCCAGCTGCTTTCAAAGTTGGTCAGGAGTTGACGGAGAGAAACTTGTTGCCTGATGCTGTTGTCTATAATGTGTTTGTCAATTGCCTTTGTATGCTTGGGAAATATAAGGAAGCAGAATCAATTTTGAAAGAGATGCAAACTACAGGTTTGAAACCTGACCAAGTGACATATAATACTATGATCACTGCACAGTGCAGGGAAGGGAAGACTGCCAAAGCTCTAAAACTCCTCCATGAAATGAAGAGGAGTTCCATAAAGCCGAACCTCATCACATACAGTACACTTATTGCGGGTCTTTTTGAGGCTGGGTCTGTCGAGAAGGCGAAGTTTTTGTTAAATGAGATGGCTTCGTCTGGATTCTCTCCGACCTCTCTGACTCATCGAAAGGTGCTGCAAGCATGCTCTCAAAGCGGGAGACCAAACATGATTTTGGAAATTCATGAATGGATGGTGAATGCTGGGCTTTCTGCTGATATCACTGTCTATAATACACTTCTGCGTGTTTTGTGTTATCATGGAATGACAAGGAAAGCTACAGTTGTCTTGCAAGAGATGTCAGGAAGAGGAATTGCCCCAGACACCATCACATTCAATGCTCTAATTCTTGGTCATTTCAAGAGCACCCATGTAGACAATGCCTTTGGTACTTATGATGAGATGCTTCGCCATGGGGTCTCACCGAACATAGCTACATTCAACACGCTCTTGGGTGGGCTTGAGTCAGCTGGAAGAATTGGAGAAGCAGATAAGGTGCTGAATGAGATGAAGAGAAGGGGCATTGAGCCCAGCAATCTGACTTATGACATACTGGTCACAGGATATGGAAAACAAAGCAACAAAGTTGAAGCAATGCGGTTGTATTGTGAAATGGTGGCTAAAGGCTTTCTTCCAAAAGTAAGCACATACAATGCACTCATAAGCGACTTTGTTAAAGTTGGAATGATGAGTCAAGCTAAAGAGTTGCTCAACGAAATGAACAAGAGGGGTGTTCCACCCACATCCTGCACTTACGATATTCTTGTGTGTGGATGGGCAAAGCTTAGAAATGGTACAGAGGTGAGAAAATTGCTCAAAGATATGAAGGACAAAGGATTTAGTCCATCGAAGGGCACTCTTAATTCTATATGCAGAGCATTTTCAAAACCAGGGATGACCTGGGAAGCTCAgcgtttacttaaaaagctttacAAGGTTTAG